A window of Fictibacillus halophilus contains these coding sequences:
- a CDS encoding fatty acid desaturase, giving the protein MSEHSKYDIREWKKKLAPFERPRISASVWQLVNSVGPFLILWVLAYLSLNISFWLTLLCAVPAAGFLVRTFIIFHDCTHYSFFKSRKANQIVGIFTGLFTFCSYEQWKNSHATHHATNGNLEKRGVGDVWTMTLQEYAEASWFKRLQYRTYRNPIVLFLIGPLYIFLIDYRFNAKNASKKEKVHVWLTNIALVTIVLAVGFTIGWKAFLLVELPIFYIATFSGVWLFYVQHQFEDGYFEHNEKWNYVEAALKGSSFYKLPKVLQWFTGNIGFHHVHHLNSRVPNYHLEKAHKSDPRLQDVPTLTLLTSLKSLTFKLWCEQSKKFIGNRDIRNFIRKNRAA; this is encoded by the coding sequence ATGAGCGAACATTCGAAGTACGACATTCGTGAATGGAAGAAAAAATTAGCACCATTTGAGCGCCCGCGTATATCAGCAAGTGTTTGGCAGTTAGTTAATTCAGTAGGACCATTCTTGATCTTATGGGTATTGGCTTATTTGAGTTTAAATATATCATTTTGGTTAACGCTGCTCTGTGCAGTGCCAGCAGCCGGCTTTTTAGTTCGAACCTTTATCATTTTTCATGATTGCACACACTATTCTTTTTTCAAAAGCAGAAAAGCCAATCAGATTGTAGGGATTTTTACAGGCCTGTTTACGTTCTGTTCGTATGAACAGTGGAAGAATAGCCATGCAACACACCATGCAACGAACGGAAACCTTGAAAAACGTGGGGTTGGTGATGTATGGACAATGACGCTTCAAGAGTACGCAGAGGCTTCTTGGTTTAAGCGATTACAATACAGAACTTACAGAAATCCGATCGTGCTCTTCTTGATCGGACCACTATATATTTTCTTAATCGATTATCGATTTAATGCAAAGAATGCTTCTAAGAAAGAAAAAGTGCATGTTTGGTTAACGAATATCGCACTAGTCACAATCGTATTGGCTGTTGGATTTACGATTGGCTGGAAAGCTTTCTTATTGGTTGAACTGCCGATCTTCTACATTGCAACGTTCTCCGGAGTTTGGTTGTTCTATGTTCAGCATCAGTTTGAAGATGGTTATTTTGAACATAACGAAAAGTGGAACTATGTGGAAGCCGCTCTTAAAGGAAGCTCCTTCTATAAGTTGCCAAAAGTATTACAATGGTTTACAGGGAACATCGGATTTCACCATGTGCACCACTTGAACTCTCGTGTGCCTAACTATCACTTGGAAAAAGCACACAAAAGTGATCCGCGACTTCAAGATGTACCAACGCTTACTCTTCTTACTAGCTTAAAATCGTTAACGTTTAAGCTATGGTGTGAGCAGTCTAAGAAGTTTATCGGAAATCGTGATATTCGTAATTTCATTCGCAAAAATAGAGCAGCATAA
- a CDS encoding MarR family winged helix-turn-helix transcriptional regulator yields the protein MEDVRDLLQNLSRKYETLQKNSCRLVEEDLTLAHSHILYEISKHSKPSMQHIADNVGVDITTFSRQVKSLIRTGLVEKRVNPNDKRISFLLLTEKGVHTISHLNTILSTRLNQNIKGLSEFERNTIIQALKILTKSLSTTK from the coding sequence ATGGAGGATGTCAGAGATCTGCTGCAGAATTTGAGTAGAAAATATGAGACGTTGCAAAAGAACAGCTGTCGTTTGGTAGAAGAAGATTTAACATTAGCACATAGTCATATCCTTTATGAAATCAGTAAACACTCAAAGCCTTCTATGCAGCACATTGCAGATAACGTTGGTGTAGACATTACGACATTCAGCAGGCAAGTTAAATCACTAATAAGAACAGGTCTTGTTGAAAAAAGAGTGAATCCAAATGACAAAAGAATTTCTTTCCTTCTATTAACAGAAAAAGGTGTTCATACGATATCTCACTTGAATACGATTTTAAGCACACGGCTAAATCAAAATATTAAAGGACTCTCTGAATTTGAAAGAAACACGATCATACAAGCTTTAAAAATATTAACTAAATCATTAAGTACGACTAAATAA
- a CDS encoding S8 family peptidase: protein MSKKRRKVRWLSVFLAFLMIVPMMFPSQSNAATTKGKASTSAKEAALDGKTSKVAKKLNEQFSKKDKVTFLIKFKEQVDTAAVAKKAAKEAKSQKLSSNQTKLMKRSTIVSTLRANALETQQHTKQYLEKQEKAGKAEKIQSFYVVNGMAVTATKEVMEEIAAFPEVEKVLPNETRQLIQPVSSVKLPENQLPKSSLQVQPKNDTSSIEWNIERVGAPEVWGMGIDGAGTVVANIDTGVQWNHPALKEKYRGYNPQNPDAADHQFSWFDPVGNQATPYDDDGHGTHTMGTMVGAEPNGGNQIGVAPGAKWIAVKAFSASGGSDVDLLEAGEWILAPKDAEGNPHPEKAPDVVNNSWGGGAGLDEWYREMVQAWRSAEIFPEFSAGNTTIFNPGGPGSVATPANYPESFATGATDINNTLASFSLQGPSPYDETKPEISAPGVNIRSAVPGSAYEGGWNGTSMAGPHVSAVVALLKQADSSLTVEELEEILLNSATPLTDATFPESPNNGYGHGLVNAFTAVSSVVTGLGRIEGTVTKQGEDSEAPSITHEGPTESYKEMPLNLEAEVSDNISVTSVTLSYQNEDGSWTDVAAERTGGDYKSGTYSASIPGSALTGDSIVYKWTAIDFGGSSVSTDNYTVTLLPGISSGYSEDFEGNPTGWTSFGANNSWEHGVPTSGPGAAFSGEKVYASNLAGNYANSSNMTLVMPPVDLPEGNTYLQFKQWHDLERNYDYGHVFVSTDMENWTQKLRVNSTSGGWIDGEVNLSEYAGQRIYVAFNVTSDGSVVKAGWYLDDVKLHDQPITPANKAKLSGSPAVEKAPMSQAKPKVDPSKIKPMKPSSEKEPAKDGDAAPLALPMRAEVSVLETGRSVYTNPQDGSYSLTHAAGTYTVQAEAYGFRSQTQSVTLEADGTARANFTLEEIPRGTVSGTVTNEVTGEPIAGATVMLMEDAAIAPVQTNEDGTYEISAYEGEYTLKVLAPSYYGEEVSVTVTGGETTDQDIALKPFIGYPGEIGYDDGTAENARAWNAAGNAWAVKMSLANGNEKAAVTGGLFRFWDTEWPVPGGTAFQVAVYDASGPDGTPGKKLAGPFDATALRNGEWTHVDLSQHGIMVEGDFYMVYIQNFANPNTPGLATDEDGEWSGRSFQSLSGAWSQSPEEEGNYMIRATVNYEVTAPSITSPVDGSFTNEENVTVTGNAAPTTTVEIYKDGEEVATAETTDEGTFSAEVTLEEGANTLTAKAVTDSGSTDESAPVTVTLDQTKPKVSITSPADGMKTNRESVTVKGTVDETNLDWVKVNGQKAQVDEDGNYSHRMLLNEGENVIKVVALDKAGNRHSKTVTVYAKFEAPVVENLKPDTDKELKSGESVKIEFDSEPGLDAVFVIHMPLTNAGGVTNATELPMRETSEGHYEGYYTATTNVKAPGAVVEVIASDDYGNKTSERATGKLYINAKK from the coding sequence ATGAGTAAAAAACGAAGAAAAGTACGATGGCTATCCGTATTTTTAGCTTTTTTAATGATTGTTCCAATGATGTTCCCATCTCAATCGAATGCTGCAACTACTAAAGGTAAGGCTTCTACTTCAGCTAAAGAGGCAGCATTAGACGGTAAGACGAGCAAGGTTGCAAAGAAACTGAACGAGCAATTCAGCAAGAAGGATAAAGTTACATTCCTCATTAAGTTCAAAGAACAAGTAGATACGGCTGCAGTGGCAAAAAAAGCTGCTAAAGAAGCTAAATCTCAAAAACTTTCTTCTAATCAAACAAAATTAATGAAACGTTCTACGATCGTTTCCACACTTCGCGCCAATGCGCTTGAAACTCAACAGCACACGAAACAATACTTAGAAAAACAAGAAAAAGCAGGTAAAGCTGAAAAAATCCAATCTTTCTATGTTGTTAACGGTATGGCCGTAACGGCTACAAAAGAAGTAATGGAAGAGATTGCAGCTTTCCCAGAAGTTGAAAAAGTACTTCCGAATGAAACAAGACAGCTTATTCAACCCGTAAGTTCTGTAAAGCTGCCAGAAAATCAACTTCCCAAATCATCTCTACAGGTTCAACCGAAAAACGATACTTCTTCTATTGAATGGAATATCGAACGTGTAGGTGCTCCTGAGGTTTGGGGAATGGGTATTGATGGAGCTGGTACAGTTGTTGCCAATATCGATACAGGTGTTCAATGGAACCACCCCGCACTAAAAGAAAAGTATCGCGGATACAATCCTCAAAATCCAGATGCAGCAGATCACCAGTTCAGCTGGTTCGATCCTGTTGGTAATCAAGCTACTCCATATGATGATGATGGACATGGTACACATACGATGGGAACAATGGTAGGTGCTGAACCGAACGGAGGCAATCAGATCGGTGTTGCTCCAGGAGCAAAATGGATTGCTGTAAAAGCATTTTCTGCTTCAGGTGGATCAGATGTTGATCTTCTTGAAGCCGGTGAGTGGATCTTAGCGCCAAAAGATGCAGAAGGTAATCCGCACCCTGAAAAAGCGCCAGATGTTGTAAACAACTCATGGGGTGGCGGAGCAGGACTTGATGAATGGTACAGAGAGATGGTTCAAGCTTGGCGATCTGCTGAGATTTTCCCGGAATTCTCTGCAGGTAACACGACGATCTTTAACCCAGGTGGGCCTGGATCAGTTGCAACTCCAGCAAACTATCCAGAATCTTTTGCAACAGGTGCAACAGATATCAATAACACTTTAGCAAGTTTCTCACTTCAAGGACCTTCTCCATATGACGAGACAAAACCTGAAATCTCAGCACCGGGAGTGAATATCCGGTCAGCGGTTCCTGGAAGTGCATATGAAGGTGGTTGGAATGGTACGTCAATGGCCGGACCACACGTTTCAGCAGTAGTTGCTTTATTGAAGCAAGCTGATTCGAGTCTGACTGTTGAAGAGCTTGAAGAGATCTTGTTGAATTCAGCCACTCCTCTTACAGATGCGACTTTCCCTGAATCTCCGAACAATGGATATGGACATGGACTTGTGAACGCATTTACAGCCGTATCCTCAGTAGTAACTGGATTAGGAAGAATTGAGGGAACTGTAACGAAACAAGGAGAGGATAGTGAAGCTCCTTCTATCACACATGAGGGACCTACTGAATCTTACAAGGAGATGCCATTAAATCTTGAAGCCGAAGTGTCAGATAACATTAGTGTCACTTCTGTTACATTAAGCTATCAGAATGAAGACGGAAGCTGGACTGACGTGGCTGCAGAACGTACAGGTGGAGATTATAAGTCAGGTACGTATAGCGCTTCTATTCCAGGATCAGCATTAACAGGTGATTCCATCGTCTATAAATGGACAGCTATTGATTTTGGAGGAAGTTCCGTTTCAACAGATAACTACACAGTAACACTGTTACCTGGAATTTCTTCAGGATACAGTGAGGATTTTGAAGGAAATCCTACAGGCTGGACATCTTTTGGAGCAAATAACAGCTGGGAGCATGGTGTACCGACAAGCGGACCTGGTGCAGCATTCTCTGGTGAAAAAGTATATGCTTCAAATCTTGCTGGAAACTATGCGAACAGCTCTAACATGACACTTGTTATGCCTCCAGTGGATCTTCCTGAAGGCAACACTTACCTTCAGTTCAAACAGTGGCACGATCTCGAACGTAACTATGATTATGGACATGTGTTTGTTTCAACGGATATGGAAAACTGGACGCAAAAGCTACGCGTTAATTCCACTTCTGGAGGATGGATTGACGGAGAAGTCAATCTAAGTGAATACGCAGGACAACGCATTTACGTTGCGTTCAATGTAACTTCTGATGGTTCTGTCGTGAAGGCTGGATGGTATTTAGATGATGTAAAACTGCATGACCAACCGATTACACCGGCAAATAAAGCAAAACTTAGCGGATCTCCAGCGGTTGAAAAAGCACCAATGTCTCAAGCAAAACCAAAAGTAGATCCATCAAAAATTAAGCCGATGAAACCTTCTTCTGAAAAAGAACCTGCGAAAGATGGCGATGCTGCACCACTAGCTCTTCCGATGCGTGCGGAAGTTAGTGTCCTAGAAACAGGACGTTCTGTTTATACGAATCCTCAAGATGGTTCGTATAGCTTAACGCATGCGGCAGGCACATACACTGTCCAAGCAGAGGCGTATGGTTTCCGTTCGCAAACACAATCAGTCACACTTGAAGCAGACGGAACGGCCCGTGCAAACTTTACACTAGAAGAAATTCCAAGAGGAACAGTGTCAGGTACGGTTACGAATGAAGTGACAGGAGAACCGATCGCAGGAGCTACCGTGATGCTCATGGAAGATGCTGCAATTGCACCTGTTCAAACGAATGAAGATGGTACGTATGAAATCTCTGCATATGAAGGCGAATACACGCTAAAAGTACTTGCACCTTCTTATTATGGAGAAGAAGTTTCTGTTACCGTTACTGGCGGCGAAACAACAGATCAAGACATCGCGTTAAAACCTTTCATCGGTTACCCAGGAGAGATTGGGTATGACGATGGTACAGCTGAAAATGCTCGTGCATGGAACGCTGCAGGAAATGCTTGGGCAGTAAAAATGTCACTCGCAAATGGTAATGAAAAAGCAGCTGTAACAGGAGGACTGTTCCGATTCTGGGATACAGAATGGCCAGTACCGGGTGGAACAGCATTCCAAGTAGCTGTATACGATGCAAGTGGACCGGATGGGACACCAGGTAAAAAGCTCGCTGGGCCGTTTGATGCTACAGCATTACGTAATGGAGAGTGGACGCATGTTGACTTAAGTCAGCACGGCATCATGGTAGAAGGAGACTTCTATATGGTGTACATCCAAAACTTTGCGAACCCGAACACACCAGGACTGGCAACAGATGAAGATGGAGAGTGGTCCGGTCGAAGCTTTCAAAGCTTGAGTGGGGCGTGGTCTCAATCTCCAGAAGAAGAAGGTAACTATATGATCAGAGCGACTGTAAATTATGAAGTAACTGCACCATCTATTACTTCTCCAGTCGATGGGTCGTTTACAAATGAAGAAAATGTAACAGTAACAGGTAATGCAGCTCCAACAACTACGGTCGAAATCTACAAAGATGGAGAAGAAGTAGCAACTGCCGAAACGACGGATGAAGGCACGTTCTCTGCTGAAGTTACGCTAGAAGAGGGCGCTAATACGTTGACAGCAAAAGCAGTAACAGATAGTGGTTCAACAGATGAATCAGCTCCGGTAACAGTGACACTTGATCAAACAAAGCCAAAAGTGAGTATCACATCACCGGCTGACGGTATGAAAACAAACCGTGAATCTGTAACCGTAAAAGGTACAGTTGATGAAACCAACCTTGATTGGGTAAAAGTTAACGGACAAAAAGCGCAAGTTGACGAAGACGGCAACTATAGTCACCGCATGCTTCTAAACGAAGGAGAAAATGTGATTAAAGTGGTCGCGCTTGATAAAGCAGGAAATCGTCACTCAAAGACTGTAACCGTTTATGCAAAGTTCGAAGCTCCAGTAGTTGAGAACTTGAAACCAGACACAGACAAAGAGCTGAAGAGCGGGGAGTCTGTGAAAATTGAATTTGACAGTGAGCCAGGATTGGATGCCGTATTCGTGATCCATATGCCTCTGACAAATGCAGGAGGAGTAACGAACGCAACAGAGCTTCCGATGCGTGAAACGTCTGAGGGACATTACGAAGGCTATTACACAGCAACGACAAACGTTAAAGCACCAGGTGCTGTGGTTGAAGTGATTGCTTCGGATGATTACGGCAACAAAACAAGCGAACGAGCAACAGGCAAGCTTTACATCAACGCAAAAAAATAA
- a CDS encoding XRE family transcriptional regulator, protein MNMYRVEQKRSKLGMWLKQHNKDTDWLTRTSGIERQTIEELAYNPNKNPRMICIRKILYAVKKVDPTTKLSDLWDMN, encoded by the coding sequence TTGAATATGTACAGAGTGGAGCAGAAACGCAGCAAACTAGGTATGTGGCTCAAACAACATAATAAAGATACTGATTGGTTAACCCGAACGTCTGGTATCGAAAGACAAACGATAGAAGAGCTTGCCTACAATCCAAATAAAAATCCAAGAATGATTTGTATAAGAAAAATTTTATATGCGGTTAAAAAAGTGGATCCTACTACTAAACTAAGTGATTTATGGGATATGAACTAA
- a CDS encoding ring-cleaving dioxygenase — MTMHTDGIHHITAIVGNPQENVDFYAGVLGLRLVKKTVNFDDPGTYHLYFGDEGGSPGTIMTFFPWPDAYRGRVGSGQVGTTSFVVPEGSLPFWEERLVKFSVEYKKTVRFQEEYLEFHDPHGLRLEIVARQEGKNSEWSFGEVTAQHAIKGFGGAVLLSAAPQETERVLTEVMGLVKVGQDGDYIRFHAKSDIGNVIDIKLSPEARGVSGVGTVHHIAWRASSYEEHEQWQQHVKQREFQVTEIIDRQYFNAIYFREEGGILFEIATDPPGFTRDESEEELGKKLLLPPWLEPHREQIENHLQPAEARILKEDIR, encoded by the coding sequence ATGACGATGCATACAGATGGAATTCACCATATAACTGCGATTGTTGGTAATCCTCAAGAAAATGTAGATTTTTATGCTGGTGTTCTGGGGCTTAGACTTGTAAAAAAAACTGTAAACTTTGATGACCCAGGAACGTATCACCTTTATTTTGGTGACGAAGGAGGAAGCCCGGGAACGATCATGACGTTTTTTCCTTGGCCGGATGCTTATAGGGGAAGAGTAGGTTCAGGTCAGGTTGGAACTACATCCTTTGTTGTACCAGAAGGTTCTTTACCTTTTTGGGAAGAAAGGCTTGTGAAATTCTCCGTAGAGTATAAAAAGACTGTCCGCTTTCAAGAAGAATATCTAGAATTCCACGATCCTCATGGATTGCGTCTAGAAATTGTAGCAAGACAAGAAGGTAAGAATAGTGAATGGTCATTTGGCGAGGTTACTGCTCAACATGCAATTAAAGGCTTTGGAGGAGCGGTACTACTTTCAGCGGCTCCACAGGAGACAGAACGAGTCCTTACAGAAGTGATGGGGTTAGTAAAAGTGGGGCAAGACGGAGATTACATCAGGTTTCACGCAAAAAGTGATATTGGAAATGTAATTGATATCAAACTATCTCCTGAAGCAAGAGGAGTGAGTGGAGTAGGAACGGTTCACCATATCGCCTGGCGAGCTTCTTCTTATGAAGAACATGAACAATGGCAGCAACATGTGAAACAAAGGGAATTTCAAGTAACAGAAATCATTGATAGACAATATTTTAACGCTATTTATTTCCGTGAAGAAGGCGGAATACTTTTTGAAATCGCAACTGACCCACCAGGGTTTACACGTGATGAATCAGAAGAAGAGTTAGGAAAGAAACTATTACTTCCACCATGGCTTGAGCCTCACCGAGAACAGATTGAGAATCATCTACAACCCGCTGAAGCAAGAATTTTAAAGGAGGATATCCGATGA
- a CDS encoding flavin reductase family protein, which yields MKSIDPQDLSIKENYKFLTGSIIPRPIAFVTTLSSEGVLNAAPFSYFNALTSNPPLIAISIGRKDGIQKDTSRNAEELGEFVVHIPDETYIEAVNLTAANLEPDQSEVELANLTKAQSVKVDVPGIAESKIRMECVVEQIIPLGGTPDKPSTDLLIGRVVHYHISDELYQDGRIDADKLRPVGRLAGSNYVKLGETFSLERPE from the coding sequence TTGAAGTCCATCGATCCTCAAGATTTATCGATAAAAGAGAATTATAAGTTTCTAACCGGAAGCATTATTCCTAGACCGATTGCGTTCGTTACGACCCTTTCATCAGAAGGAGTGCTTAACGCTGCTCCATTTAGCTATTTTAATGCATTAACTTCCAATCCTCCTTTAATCGCCATCTCCATTGGGAGGAAGGATGGTATTCAAAAGGATACGTCCCGGAATGCAGAAGAGCTAGGAGAATTCGTCGTTCACATTCCAGACGAAACGTATATAGAAGCTGTAAACCTAACCGCTGCTAACCTTGAGCCAGATCAAAGCGAGGTTGAACTTGCTAATTTGACGAAGGCTCAATCGGTAAAGGTGGATGTTCCAGGCATCGCTGAATCGAAAATACGCATGGAATGTGTAGTTGAACAGATCATTCCTCTTGGAGGTACACCAGACAAACCATCCACTGATCTGTTAATCGGAAGAGTTGTTCATTATCATATCTCAGATGAACTCTATCAGGATGGAAGAATAGATGCTGATAAGTTAAGGCCAGTTGGCAGATTAGCAGGATCGAATTACGTAAAGCTTGGAGAGACTTTTTCGCTAGAACGGCCAGAATAG
- a CDS encoding aspartyl-phosphate phosphatase Spo0E family protein, with product MEKKEWNNSLLMECIKEKKEKLVEVADRNGLTSNETVKCSQELDVLLNVYQRQFSF from the coding sequence GTGGAGAAAAAAGAATGGAATAACTCTCTTCTCATGGAATGTATTAAAGAAAAAAAAGAGAAGCTGGTAGAGGTTGCTGATCGCAATGGATTAACCAGCAATGAAACGGTAAAATGCAGTCAAGAGTTAGATGTTTTGCTAAATGTGTATCAAAGACAATTTTCATTCTAA
- a CDS encoding alpha/beta hydrolase produces MIHLFKKGTDVNKPVLLLLHGTGGNENDLLSLAEMISPESSVLSVRGNVSENGMPRFFRRLAEGVFDEEDLIFRTKELYEFIEEAAKKYEFNRDQVVAVGYSNGANIAGSLIFHYENSLKGAILHHPMVPRRGIELPKLNGLPVFIGAGKNDPICSPQETEELEHLLNNAGAKVHLKWDNMGHQLSRAEVEEAAEWFNKHLL; encoded by the coding sequence ATGATCCATCTATTTAAAAAAGGCACAGATGTAAACAAGCCTGTACTCTTGTTATTACACGGTACTGGAGGAAATGAGAACGACTTACTTTCCTTAGCAGAAATGATCTCACCAGAATCATCCGTATTGAGCGTTCGAGGAAATGTTTCTGAAAACGGTATGCCGAGATTTTTCCGCCGGCTAGCAGAGGGAGTCTTTGATGAAGAAGACTTAATCTTTCGTACAAAAGAGCTTTATGAGTTTATCGAAGAAGCAGCAAAAAAGTATGAATTTAACCGTGATCAAGTAGTAGCTGTCGGCTATTCGAACGGCGCTAACATTGCAGGAAGTTTAATTTTCCACTATGAAAATTCATTAAAAGGAGCCATCCTTCATCATCCGATGGTACCTAGACGCGGAATTGAGCTTCCGAAGCTAAACGGACTTCCTGTATTTATCGGTGCGGGAAAAAACGATCCAATCTGTTCACCTCAAGAAACTGAAGAGTTAGAGCACCTGTTGAACAATGCTGGGGCAAAAGTACATCTGAAATGGGATAACATGGGGCATCAGTTATCAAGAGCTGAAGTAGAAGAAGCGGCTGAATGGTTTAACAAACACTTGCTATAA
- a CDS encoding class I SAM-dependent methyltransferase → MTSLKQSFNLVADSYEKYRPTYPKELFEDIIRFANLDVNHTLLEVGSGTGKATEGFVKHGLSKVTCIEYGQNLAELTRKKFSPYPSLQVINSSFEEWNNQEKVKFDLVYSGTAFHFIPHETGYKKAASLLKDSGVLALFWFVHIPSHEPVYQSIRNAYESFAPHLEDSKVPTLAEFIEERNKLTLQSGAFQDLCTHTYTWNQTYTADEYVGLLNTHSGHQILSPERKEALYEAIKNAILEQNSGVISKKHAVALFLAKKKIV, encoded by the coding sequence ATGACTTCGCTTAAACAATCGTTTAACCTTGTTGCTGATTCGTATGAAAAATACCGACCAACTTATCCAAAGGAGCTTTTTGAAGATATTATTCGTTTTGCAAACCTTGATGTAAATCACACTCTTTTGGAGGTAGGAAGCGGGACTGGTAAAGCTACAGAAGGTTTTGTAAAACACGGCCTCTCGAAAGTTACATGTATTGAATATGGACAAAACTTAGCTGAGCTGACTCGAAAAAAGTTTTCACCGTATCCATCTCTTCAAGTGATCAACTCTAGTTTTGAAGAATGGAATAATCAAGAAAAAGTCAAATTTGACCTTGTTTATTCTGGGACTGCTTTTCACTTTATTCCTCATGAGACTGGGTATAAAAAAGCCGCTTCTCTGTTAAAAGATAGTGGCGTTCTTGCGCTCTTTTGGTTTGTTCACATTCCTTCTCATGAACCCGTCTACCAGTCCATTCGAAATGCGTATGAATCCTTTGCTCCACATTTAGAAGACAGCAAGGTTCCTACCCTAGCTGAATTTATTGAAGAGCGTAATAAACTGACGCTGCAGTCAGGAGCCTTTCAAGATTTGTGTACACATACTTATACGTGGAACCAAACCTATACAGCCGATGAATATGTAGGACTATTGAACACACATTCAGGTCACCAAATATTGTCTCCTGAACGTAAAGAAGCTCTCTATGAAGCAATCAAAAACGCGATTCTGGAACAAAATTCAGGTGTAATCTCTAAAAAACATGCAGTTGCATTATTTCTTGCCAAAAAGAAAATTGTTTAG
- a CDS encoding YjcZ family sporulation protein: protein MYANSPVNASLANAPVYGGGYGYCGGGGYGKSFAIIVVLFVLLIIVGCSWAYKGKDC from the coding sequence ATGTATGCAAATTCACCGGTAAATGCTTCACTTGCAAACGCACCAGTATATGGTGGCGGATATGGTTATTGTGGTGGCGGAGGTTATGGCAAGAGTTTTGCGATCATAGTAGTTCTATTTGTCCTTCTCATAATTGTTGGCTGTTCGTGGGCATATAAAGGCAAAGACTGCTAA
- a CDS encoding aldo/keto reductase, translating to MTTIKSLQDTTVLHNGVEMPWFGLGVFKVEDGQEVIDSVKWAIEAGYKSIDTAAIYKNEEGVGQAIKEAGVPREELFITTKVWNADQGYESTLAAFEESMNKLGLEYLDLYLVHWPVKGKYKETWRALEKLYKDGKVKAIGVSNFQVHHLEDILAVCEIKPMVNQVEYHPRLAQKELLLFCKDNNIQLEAWSPLMQGELLNEPSLVELAKKHGKSVAQIILRWDVQNGVVTIPKSVKQHRIVENADIFDFELSLEDMAKIDALNEDRRIGPDPDNFDF from the coding sequence ATGACAACAATTAAATCATTGCAAGATACGACTGTCTTACACAATGGAGTTGAGATGCCATGGTTTGGACTTGGTGTATTTAAAGTTGAAGATGGACAAGAAGTAATCGATTCTGTTAAATGGGCAATCGAAGCGGGATATAAGAGCATTGATACAGCAGCTATCTACAAAAATGAAGAAGGTGTTGGACAAGCTATAAAAGAAGCGGGTGTTCCTCGCGAAGAATTGTTCATCACAACAAAAGTTTGGAACGCTGACCAAGGCTATGAGTCAACACTTGCCGCTTTTGAAGAGAGTATGAACAAGCTTGGTCTTGAATATCTTGATCTATATTTGGTTCACTGGCCGGTAAAAGGAAAGTACAAAGAAACGTGGCGTGCACTCGAAAAGCTTTATAAGGATGGAAAAGTAAAAGCGATCGGTGTGTCGAACTTCCAAGTTCACCACCTAGAAGACATCTTGGCAGTTTGTGAGATCAAACCGATGGTCAACCAGGTAGAATACCATCCGCGTTTGGCACAAAAAGAGCTTCTCTTATTCTGTAAAGATAACAACATCCAACTGGAAGCATGGAGCCCGCTAATGCAAGGTGAGTTGCTAAATGAGCCATCATTGGTGGAACTAGCGAAGAAGCACGGAAAATCTGTAGCACAAATCATCCTTCGTTGGGATGTTCAAAACGGCGTTGTAACGATTCCGAAATCTGTAAAACAACACCGTATCGTAGAGAATGCAGATATCTTTGATTTTGAATTATCTCTAGAAGATATGGCGAAAATTGATGCGTTAAATGAAGATCGTCGCATCGGTCCAGACCCAGACAACTTCGACTTTTAA